The following are encoded together in the Weissella soli genome:
- a CDS encoding gluconate:proton symporter: MSMTVALLLLTFIIFIVYIFKGGNMMIGFFVMALLWTVIGRISLHTAVNDIFSQSVLDYGATIVQIVFGSWFGRVLVDSGIAASISRAAAKFGRGRIMLTAIAVVLVTAVIFSSAYGAGSVLAVGVIILPILLELGMPKQVALTTFLLSVGSTLYINLVLFKQIQGFFPKADYAGSYLIFAGTAVAVQLIAIVIYLLINQHKFTPEQAELNRIEFKLDQGGEQAVEKVVNPISWLVPLVPVVLSIAFQMPAVPALTIAGLLAMLLTGEFTRGYDRFQNFLDNSIKRGVGDISGLIMFLLVLMMFQGAAKANAAAFVPLFEAIVPHSTLVLALALGILAPLALARGPLMVFGAGAATVAVLSGLNIFPDSVLLPLLYVPTVMAMSTDITQSWNVWGMGYLDVKPNELIKNGVPVMWVVTIINEVLVWFIIGK, translated from the coding sequence ATGTCAATGACTGTTGCATTACTCTTACTCACATTTATCATCTTCATCGTGTACATCTTCAAAGGTGGTAACATGATGATCGGTTTCTTCGTGATGGCCTTACTATGGACGGTCATTGGCCGTATTTCATTACATACGGCCGTTAACGACATCTTCTCACAGTCAGTTTTGGATTATGGGGCGACAATTGTTCAGATCGTCTTTGGTTCCTGGTTTGGCCGGGTACTCGTTGATTCAGGTATTGCGGCTTCGATATCACGGGCAGCGGCCAAATTCGGCCGTGGTCGGATAATGTTGACAGCCATCGCCGTGGTCTTGGTGACGGCCGTCATCTTCTCATCAGCCTATGGTGCTGGTTCAGTCTTAGCGGTTGGAGTGATTATCCTACCAATTTTGCTGGAGCTGGGGATGCCCAAGCAAGTGGCCTTGACGACCTTTTTGCTCTCAGTTGGGTCAACGCTGTATATTAATTTAGTGCTCTTCAAGCAAATTCAAGGGTTCTTTCCCAAGGCAGACTACGCTGGGAGCTATCTGATTTTTGCCGGCACGGCTGTTGCCGTGCAATTGATCGCCATTGTGATTTATCTGTTGATCAATCAACATAAGTTTACCCCTGAACAGGCTGAACTAAACCGCATTGAATTTAAGTTGGATCAAGGCGGGGAGCAAGCGGTCGAAAAAGTCGTTAACCCGATTTCATGGCTGGTACCCCTGGTGCCCGTGGTTCTATCAATTGCTTTCCAAATGCCAGCGGTGCCGGCACTAACGATTGCTGGTTTGTTGGCTATGTTATTAACGGGTGAGTTTACCCGCGGTTATGATCGCTTTCAAAACTTCTTAGATAACTCAATCAAACGTGGGGTTGGTGATATCTCTGGTTTGATCATGTTCTTGTTGGTCCTGATGATGTTCCAAGGTGCAGCCAAAGCGAATGCGGCGGCGTTCGTGCCACTGTTTGAAGCGATTGTGCCACATAGCACGTTGGTATTAGCACTAGCTTTAGGTATTTTGGCACCACTAGCATTAGCGCGCGGCCCATTAATGGTCTTTGGAGCTGGTGCCGCCACGGTGGCCGTGCTATCAGGATTGAATATTTTCCCAGATAGCGTCTTGCTACCATTATTGTATGTCCCAACGGTCATGGCGATGTCAACCGATATTACCCAATCATGGAATGTTTGGGGGATGGGTTATCTGGATGTGAAGCCTAATGAATTGATTAAAAATGGGGTGCCCGTCATGTGGGTGGTCACGATTATCAATGAAGTTTTGGTTTGGTTTATTATCGGAAAGTAG
- a CDS encoding sugar kinase codes for MAEFLTIGEPVVTFMATDADASLADAINYYKLLGGAELNVAIGVQRLGHSTEYVSRVGTDPLGEYALKMIAEHQVGTNYVSRDEAFWTGFQLKQLVTTGDPQTFNYRRGSAASHLTAEVIDQIDLRDVKIAHMSGIFPALSTTSRAAFQRLMARLVENDILITFDPNLRPALWGDHDLMIENINELAQYANIVLPGIGEGEILMGSRDPETIADFYLQGTRTQAVIVKVGPAGAFVKTKQGAAYTVPGFKVDQVIDTVGAGDGFALGVITALLEGKDLASAALRGNAVGALQVQTTGDNDGYPTPTELAAFYQTEGVQE; via the coding sequence ATGGCAGAATTTTTGACAATTGGCGAACCAGTCGTTACCTTCATGGCAACAGATGCCGATGCAAGTTTGGCAGACGCCATTAACTATTATAAGTTACTGGGTGGTGCGGAGTTGAACGTCGCAATTGGGGTGCAACGTTTGGGTCACAGCACCGAATATGTATCCCGCGTGGGCACTGATCCACTAGGTGAATACGCGCTTAAAATGATCGCTGAGCACCAAGTTGGGACAAATTATGTTTCTCGTGATGAAGCATTTTGGACGGGTTTCCAATTAAAGCAATTGGTAACGACGGGCGATCCACAAACGTTTAACTACCGTCGTGGGTCAGCGGCTTCACATTTGACAGCAGAAGTTATTGATCAAATTGATTTGCGTGATGTCAAAATTGCCCATATGTCGGGTATTTTTCCAGCGCTCTCGACGACTTCACGGGCGGCTTTTCAGCGTTTGATGGCGCGTTTGGTAGAAAATGATATTCTAATTACGTTCGACCCTAATTTACGGCCAGCTTTGTGGGGGGATCACGACTTGATGATTGAAAACATCAATGAACTAGCCCAGTATGCCAATATTGTGTTGCCAGGGATCGGTGAGGGTGAAATTTTGATGGGTTCGCGTGACCCCGAAACCATCGCTGATTTCTACTTGCAAGGCACGCGCACACAGGCAGTGATCGTCAAAGTCGGACCGGCGGGTGCGTTTGTGAAGACCAAACAAGGCGCCGCCTACACAGTACCCGGCTTCAAAGTTGACCAGGTGATCGATACCGTTGGTGCTGGTGATGGGTTTGCGTTAGGTGTCATCACTGCCTTGTTGGAAGGTAAAGACTTGGCGTCAGCTGCCTTGCGTGGGAACGCAGTCGGCGCGCTCCAAGTCCAAACCACAGGGGATAATGATGGCTATCCAACCCCAACAGAATTAGCCGCATTTTATCAAACAGAAGGAGTACAAGAATAA
- a CDS encoding phosphoglycerate dehydrogenase, producing MADKVLLPNDISAAGKELLTAAGLEVIVGSGRERETMMAEGKDAFAVLIGTQKFDGELMDAMPNLKVIARNGVGYDSVDVAAATARGIYVVNTPQALSDSVAETTVAELLAISKNLYADSAALRAGDWNFKRTHPGRDLQGKTVGILGYGRIGQLVAKKLAGFDVKVLVVDPFAKPAAGIEIVDRERLFKEADYITVHLPALPETTHSVGKAEFELMKDSAFLINLARGAILIEADLVEALVNGKIAGAALDVFENEPLPADSPLLQAPNVLLTPHMASNTVETLTRMAVDAASGIVAVHHGEKPQWAVNNLA from the coding sequence ATGGCAGATAAAGTACTATTACCAAATGACATCTCAGCAGCTGGCAAGGAGTTGTTAACCGCTGCTGGTTTGGAAGTCATCGTTGGTTCAGGTCGCGAACGTGAGACGATGATGGCCGAAGGCAAAGACGCCTTTGCCGTATTAATTGGCACACAAAAGTTTGACGGTGAGCTCATGGATGCCATGCCAAACTTGAAGGTCATCGCCCGGAATGGCGTTGGTTATGATTCAGTAGATGTTGCGGCAGCCACTGCTCGCGGTATTTATGTGGTCAACACGCCACAAGCGTTGTCAGATTCTGTTGCCGAAACCACGGTGGCAGAACTACTGGCCATTTCAAAGAATCTATATGCCGATTCAGCTGCGTTACGGGCTGGTGATTGGAACTTCAAGCGCACGCACCCAGGACGTGATTTGCAGGGGAAAACTGTTGGTATTTTAGGCTACGGACGCATCGGCCAACTTGTGGCCAAGAAGTTGGCCGGGTTTGATGTGAAGGTCTTAGTGGTGGATCCATTTGCGAAACCAGCAGCGGGTATTGAAATCGTTGACCGTGAGCGTTTGTTTAAGGAAGCCGATTACATCACGGTACACTTGCCAGCTCTGCCTGAGACGACCCACTCAGTTGGTAAGGCCGAATTTGAATTGATGAAAGATTCCGCTTTCCTAATCAATTTAGCACGTGGCGCCATTTTGATTGAAGCCGATTTGGTTGAAGCGTTGGTCAACGGCAAAATCGCCGGGGCAGCCTTGGACGTTTTTGAAAATGAACCATTACCAGCCGATTCACCTTTGTTGCAGGCGCCTAATGTCTTATTAACTCCGCATATGGCTTCCAACACGGTTGAGACATTGACGCGTATGGCAGTCGATGCAGCCAGTGGTATTGTCGCCGTGCATCATGGTGAAAAGCCTCAATGGGCCGTTAACAACTTAGCTTAA
- a CDS encoding bifunctional folylpolyglutamate synthase/dihydrofolate synthase has protein sequence MIETYDDAINYIHGRHKWKKTPSFVRIEQLLAALGNPHLGLKYIHVTGTNGKGSTSKMMAELLQTAGLQVGLFTSPFIMRFNERIQINGQPIPDERLTAIMQRIQPILEHLDVTLTDGGPTEFETLSAAMFVYFAEEKVDVVVLEVGVGGTWDTTNIIQDKLAAVITTIGYDHMAVLGNTLAEIAAQKAGIIHHNRPTIIGQLPAEARPAIDAVSGELLALNEDFQIEDAHVTGSGLNTFSFNGLREIQDIVLSLRGAYQQQNAAIAIETVLRVQADLGITLAPAQIRDTLRAVKWMARFEKIAANPLTIIDGAHNQHGIDALITTLSTQYRDQHIEVIFGVLADKNYAAMLADLAALPNVHLNVVGFQSPAARETLDPHAAKALLPDTDISTFDDWQTGYAAVRALATTDMLVFTGSLYFVSDVRQALVQA, from the coding sequence ATGATTGAGACGTATGACGATGCGATAAATTATATTCATGGACGGCACAAATGGAAGAAGACGCCGTCGTTTGTACGAATTGAGCAGCTCTTGGCTGCCTTAGGTAACCCCCATTTAGGATTAAAATATATCCATGTGACCGGGACGAATGGCAAGGGATCCACATCAAAAATGATGGCTGAGCTGTTGCAAACAGCGGGGTTGCAGGTCGGCTTGTTCACCTCGCCTTTTATCATGCGATTTAATGAACGCATACAAATTAATGGGCAACCCATTCCAGATGAACGGTTAACCGCTATTATGCAGCGCATTCAACCTATTTTAGAGCACCTTGATGTGACGCTTACCGACGGTGGCCCCACTGAATTTGAGACCTTGTCGGCGGCGATGTTTGTCTACTTTGCGGAGGAAAAGGTTGATGTCGTTGTCTTAGAAGTTGGCGTGGGTGGTACTTGGGACACGACCAATATCATTCAAGATAAATTAGCCGCCGTGATCACCACCATTGGGTATGATCATATGGCCGTATTAGGGAATACCTTGGCGGAGATTGCGGCGCAAAAAGCCGGCATTATTCATCATAATCGGCCGACGATTATTGGTCAGTTACCCGCAGAAGCGCGGCCAGCCATTGATGCAGTGAGTGGTGAACTACTAGCGTTAAATGAAGATTTCCAGATTGAGGATGCCCATGTCACGGGCAGTGGGTTGAATACCTTTTCATTCAATGGCTTACGTGAGATTCAAGATATTGTGCTGAGTCTGCGGGGTGCATACCAACAACAAAACGCTGCTATCGCCATCGAAACAGTCTTACGCGTCCAGGCTGACCTGGGAATTACGCTGGCACCAGCGCAAATTCGTGACACCCTGCGCGCAGTGAAATGGATGGCTCGTTTTGAAAAAATTGCAGCAAATCCGTTGACCATTATTGACGGCGCCCATAACCAGCATGGGATTGATGCCTTAATTACGACGTTATCGACACAATATCGTGACCAACATATTGAAGTGATTTTTGGGGTGTTGGCTGACAAAAATTACGCGGCCATGTTAGCTGATTTAGCAGCGTTGCCAAATGTTCATTTGAACGTCGTCGGATTCCAATCACCAGCTGCACGAGAAACCCTGGATCCGCATGCTGCTAAAGCGTTATTACCTGATACAGATATCTCAACCTTTGATGATTGGCAAACTGGGTACGCCGCGGTGCGTGCTTTGGCGACAACCGACATGCTCGTCTTTACTGGGTCATTGTACTTTGTATCGGATGTCAGACAAGCGCTAGTGCAAGCATAA
- a CDS encoding phosphate-starvation-inducible PsiE family protein, whose amino-acid sequence MSDRQHEKVAKIFEFALNIVMVLIGILIFVTLLRELWTFGMEIFDPNTKITSYEIAEMVLSVFLFFELVDVVRMYFVKDSHVSLENFLYIGVTAIVRMMLVYHDNTSETLLLAVAVFVMVAALVIYRTMRYWVNQRANDGRDHWSQ is encoded by the coding sequence ATGAGTGATCGCCAACACGAAAAAGTGGCCAAAATTTTTGAATTTGCTTTGAATATTGTCATGGTATTGATTGGCATTTTGATTTTTGTCACCTTGCTCCGTGAATTATGGACATTCGGGATGGAAATTTTTGATCCCAACACTAAAATAACTTCCTATGAAATTGCTGAGATGGTCCTTTCAGTCTTCTTGTTCTTCGAATTGGTTGATGTGGTACGGATGTACTTCGTGAAGGACTCACATGTCTCATTAGAAAATTTCTTGTATATTGGGGTGACGGCCATTGTCCGAATGATGTTGGTCTACCATGATAATACAAGTGAGACGCTATTGTTAGCCGTGGCTGTGTTTGTGATGGTGGCAGCGTTAGTCATTTATCGCACCATGCGTTACTGGGTTAACCAGCGGGCAAACGATGGTCGCGATCACTGGTCACAATAA
- the recO gene encoding DNA repair protein RecO: MVEKRMMTFDGIVMYQRDHKERDLLVKILTREAGKRMFFIKNGKSKRNHLAAELQPLTVATYEGTLNQTGLSFIDDVKQSHISRELMHDVELNAYATYILGLIDSAFVDNQPIELWFDWVKLALHKMEQGFDGQGLANYFELQLLPAFGLQQQWGSCVVCGRRDLPMDFSEKFNGTLCQLHWDQDAQRMQANPRAILILSKMAHLNLEQLGSLTLKAETKQDMARVMDKIYDDQVGIHLRSKSFIQQLHSWQNRLSRESQD; the protein is encoded by the coding sequence ATGGTAGAAAAACGTATGATGACTTTTGATGGTATTGTCATGTATCAACGTGACCATAAGGAGCGCGATTTACTGGTTAAGATTTTGACGCGTGAAGCTGGCAAACGGATGTTTTTCATCAAAAATGGTAAGTCCAAGCGTAATCATTTAGCGGCTGAACTTCAGCCGTTAACCGTGGCGACCTATGAGGGAACATTAAACCAAACGGGGCTTAGTTTTATTGACGACGTGAAACAGTCACATATTTCGCGTGAATTGATGCATGACGTCGAATTAAATGCCTATGCCACCTATATTTTAGGATTGATTGACTCTGCTTTCGTGGACAATCAGCCGATTGAACTATGGTTTGATTGGGTCAAGTTAGCCCTGCATAAAATGGAACAAGGTTTTGATGGCCAGGGGCTCGCAAATTATTTTGAATTACAACTATTGCCCGCGTTCGGTCTCCAACAACAGTGGGGGAGCTGTGTGGTTTGTGGTCGCCGTGACTTACCAATGGATTTCTCCGAGAAATTTAACGGTACATTGTGCCAACTGCATTGGGACCAGGATGCGCAACGTATGCAGGCCAATCCACGCGCTATTTTGATTTTGTCAAAGATGGCCCACTTGAACTTAGAGCAATTGGGATCACTGACGTTGAAAGCCGAAACAAAGCAAGATATGGCGCGTGTGATGGATAAAATTTACGATGACCAAGTGGGGATTCATTTGCGTTCAAAGTCATTTATCCAACAATTACATAGCTGGCAAAATCGTTTGAGTCGGGAGTCCCAAGATTAA
- the glyQ gene encoding glycine--tRNA ligase subunit alpha — MTEKLSVQDIILKLQSFWAEQGAMLMQAYDTEKGAGTMSPYTFLRANGPEPWHAAYVEPSRRPADGRYGDNPNRLYQHHQFQVVMKPSPDNIQELYLESLKELGIDPLEHDIRFVEDNWENPSMGAAGIGWEIWLDGMEVTQFTYFQQVGGIQVDAVTSEITYGLERLASYIQNVPTVYDLEWGNGVLYGDIFKEPEFEHSTYSFEESDQAMLLRHFDEYEAEAKRLLAAGLVHPAYDYILKSSHTFNLLDARGTVSVTERAKYLSRIRNMARQVARAFIDVRKELGFPLLKDPELRAKYLPVDEEEK, encoded by the coding sequence ATGACAGAAAAATTGTCAGTCCAAGATATCATCTTGAAATTGCAAAGCTTTTGGGCCGAGCAAGGGGCCATGCTAATGCAAGCATACGACACAGAAAAGGGTGCCGGTACGATGTCACCATACACCTTCTTGCGCGCCAATGGTCCTGAACCATGGCATGCAGCTTATGTTGAACCTTCACGACGGCCAGCCGACGGACGTTATGGTGATAACCCCAATCGTTTGTATCAACACCACCAATTCCAAGTGGTCATGAAGCCCTCACCAGATAATATCCAAGAATTATACCTCGAGTCTTTGAAAGAATTGGGGATTGATCCACTAGAACACGATATTCGGTTTGTGGAAGATAACTGGGAAAATCCTTCTATGGGAGCCGCTGGTATCGGTTGGGAAATCTGGTTGGATGGGATGGAAGTCACCCAATTTACCTACTTCCAACAAGTTGGTGGTATCCAGGTTGATGCCGTGACCTCAGAAATCACCTATGGGTTGGAACGGTTGGCTTCATACATTCAAAATGTGCCCACAGTTTATGACCTGGAATGGGGTAATGGCGTGCTTTACGGGGACATTTTCAAGGAACCTGAATTTGAGCACTCAACGTATTCTTTTGAAGAATCTGACCAAGCGATGTTATTGCGCCATTTTGACGAATATGAAGCCGAAGCTAAGCGGTTGCTAGCAGCTGGGTTAGTACATCCAGCCTACGATTATATTTTGAAATCTTCACACACATTCAACTTGCTGGATGCGCGTGGCACGGTTTCAGTGACGGAACGGGCGAAGTATTTGAGCCGTATCCGGAATATGGCACGCCAGGTGGCACGGGCCTTTATTGATGTCCGTAAGGAATTGGGCTTCCCATTGTTGAAGGATCCAGAATTACGGGCTAAGTACCTACCAGTTGATGAGGAGGAGAAGTAA